A genomic region of Trichothermofontia sichuanensis B231 contains the following coding sequences:
- a CDS encoding IS1 family transposase (programmed frameshift) — protein MAECCVKCGHPHVVKNGFVAGRQRFKCKSCHYQFTTEKLERGKPLWMKLEAVLLYISGLSLNAIAENLDVSAQAVLNWVRDFARANIEKPEPGKVVVVELDEFWHFVEFKKNRIWIWKAYDRDHGQLIDWELGNRDCETVERLLERLAQWQVTVYCTDGWQGFESLLDEHPDAYHVATKTETKAIERNNSDHRHWFARFKRKSKVVSKSLEMVDLTMALFAKFRVNGNIELLRNWRLSLLT, from the exons ATGGCAGAGTGTTGCGTCAAGTGTGGTCACCCGCATGTGGTCAAGAATGGCTTCGTAGCTGGACGCCAACGCTTCAAGTGTAAGTCCTGTCACTACCAGTTCACAACTGAGAAGCTAGAGCGAGGTAAACCCCTATGGATGAAGTTAGAAGCGGTTCTACTCTATATTAGTGGTCTGTCCCTGAATGCCATTGCTGAGAACTTGGATGTATCGGCTCAGGCGGTGTTGAACTGGGTTCGCGACTTTGCTAGGGCCAATATTGAGAAGCCGGAACCGGGCAAAGTGGTTGTCGTGGAGTTAGATGAGTTCTGGCATTTCGTCGAGT TCAAAAAAAACCGAATATGGATCTGGAAAGCGTATGACCGTGATCATGGGCAACTTATTGACTGGGAATTGGGAAATCGTGATTGTGAGACTGTAGAGAGACTGCTGGAACGCTTAGCACAGTGGCAAGTTACGGTTTACTGCACCGATGGTTGGCAGGGCTTTGAATCCCTGCTGGACGAGCATCCGGATGCTTATCATGTCGCAACTAAGACTGAAACGAAGGCGATCGAACGGAACAACTCAGATCACCGTCATTGGTTTGCTCGCTTTAAGCGGAAAAGCAAGGTTGTCTCCAAAAGTCTGGAAATGGTCGATCTGACAATGGCACTATTTGCAAAGTTTCGCGTCAATGGCAATATTGAGTTACTGCGAAATTGGAGGCTATCATTACTTACTTGA
- a CDS encoding PAS domain S-box protein produces MAARSRCVLVEASDRVIGILTKQDIVRLIAQQSPLDCLTLRQVMTRTLVALRETAGQDVFTIASLFEQHQICHLPILDEHDQLVGLVTDVSLPIPPSTFAYLRRRSVAEVMTQPVVCAGLESDLLTISRQMTAHQVGSVVIIDPTHALSENGPVYPVGIVTSGDLLQPLSQGLDLSRCPAATVMSGPVISICPDASLLSAQQLLEQHQIRRLVVTGAYGEPVGIVTQANILRALRPSELCMFIETLTRQLERLEAAQTGQLGQADGQAGSLVAQTLTCSTPVVECPLTLHTQAACYRALLTSTSDGILLIDREGQIVEANQKALELLGYARSELLGMSFTELHPPEAIPLILAKIARVINNGETCEALESDWRCQDGQLLPMSTNAAVLTVNGKTLIQVTFRDIRDRRQMTAATKQAQALYQQIVKNMAEGLCVCHPITTFPFLRFTLWNPQMHIITGYSVEEINRLGWHQCLYPNAENQAAAIARMERVFKGDHLVGAEWEIHRRDGQRRTIAISTSALTPYDGQQYVLALVQDITDRTQLEWERQCLLQQLSSFKFALDQAAIVAMTDSQGKVTYVNDKLCQITGYSREEWLGQTYRLIHSGYHPPQFFVDLWSTLQKGQVWRGEICNRAKAGHLYWVDSTVVPFLNSQGKVEQSLAICFDITPRKWAEAQINQQLAAIEAAIDGIAILRDETYVYLNRSYLQMFGYDDPEDLLGQSWRCLYSPEEIARFETEVFPALVRDRAWEGEAIAIRKDGSTFDEGLSLTLTADGLLICVCRDITEHKQVELALADYAWEVEDLYNNAPCGYHSLDAEGRIVQINDTELQWLGYTREEVLDRPWTDFIDAEGHAQFAKSFAIFKQQGSIKDLEFTLVCKDGRRMPVLVSATAVTDANGQYLYSRTTLFDISERKRAEALLQQQGERETLLRTVTERIRRSLDLDEILATVTQQVKAVLNCDRVIIFQVFPDGRGQIVEEAVAEEFARLKDRHWEDETWSQEILEMYWQGIPRIVADVNNDVWTHCLTEYNLEGQIRSKVVAPILLEVPLAVVSRSQDRWVTNNGTKQLWGILVAYACREQRQWLPSEAELLQQIANQLAIAIQQANLFRQLQQELRDRQQAQQELAERNQQLVISNQELARATRLKDEFLANMSHELRAPLNAILGMNESLQEGIFGPINEQQQRVLRTIEKSSTHLLELINDILDLDKIEAGQVTLEYTTSNIQCLCESSLLFIKDQALKKQIQVRLQVAPNLPAIRLDERRIRQVLINLLSNAVKFTPIGGQITLQVDLEAPTLAETGTDIVLVKEGNTDAPTNATTDREGIPHTAHIRFAVIDTGIGIAATDLGKLFQPFVQIDSALNRQYAGTGLGLSLVKRIVELHRGSVAVSSEVGRGSCFSFTLPCSPIPQTASTPAVTISAVSLPTTTQGHLPLILLAEDNEANIMTISAYLKAKGYQLMVARDGQAAIAQAQAQRPDLILMDIQMPGMDGLMAIQQLRRDPQFAQLPIIALTALAMPGDRERCLAAGADEYLTKPVKLRQLVDLIQRLLVPYYT; encoded by the coding sequence GTGGCAGCGCGATCGCGGTGTGTGTTAGTTGAGGCGAGCGATCGGGTCATTGGCATTTTGACCAAACAGGATATCGTGCGGCTCATTGCCCAGCAATCTCCCCTTGATTGTCTAACCCTGCGGCAGGTCATGACCCGCACGCTTGTTGCCTTGCGGGAAACGGCTGGGCAGGATGTCTTTACGATTGCCAGCCTGTTTGAGCAGCACCAAATTTGCCATTTGCCTATTCTGGATGAGCACGATCAGCTAGTGGGCCTAGTTACTGATGTCAGTTTGCCAATTCCCCCCAGTACATTTGCTTACTTGCGGCGGCGATCCGTGGCAGAGGTGATGACTCAACCAGTGGTATGTGCAGGTTTAGAGAGTGATCTACTAACGATCAGCCGGCAGATGACTGCTCATCAGGTTGGGAGTGTCGTAATCATCGACCCCACCCATGCGCTATCCGAAAACGGTCCTGTCTACCCTGTGGGGATAGTTACCAGTGGCGATCTGCTACAACCCCTCAGCCAGGGCCTTGACCTATCTCGCTGTCCGGCGGCAACGGTGATGAGTGGTCCCGTCATCAGCATTTGTCCAGACGCGTCCCTCTTGAGCGCACAGCAGTTGCTTGAACAACACCAGATTCGGCGGCTTGTCGTGACAGGGGCCTATGGTGAACCTGTGGGGATCGTCACCCAAGCCAACATCTTGAGGGCATTGCGTCCCAGCGAACTGTGTATGTTCATCGAGACACTGACCCGCCAACTGGAACGGCTAGAGGCGGCGCAGACAGGTCAACTGGGGCAGGCGGATGGGCAAGCAGGCTCGCTTGTGGCGCAGACTCTGACCTGCTCAACGCCGGTGGTTGAATGCCCTCTGACCCTGCATACCCAGGCAGCCTGCTACCGGGCATTGCTGACCAGTACTAGTGATGGCATCCTCCTGATTGATAGGGAGGGACAGATCGTCGAAGCGAACCAGAAGGCATTAGAACTCTTGGGATATGCTCGCTCCGAACTGTTGGGGATGTCGTTTACCGAACTCCATCCACCGGAGGCCATTCCCCTAATCCTGGCAAAAATTGCCAGGGTTATTAATAACGGGGAAACCTGCGAGGCATTGGAGAGCGATTGGCGTTGCCAGGATGGCCAGTTGCTACCCATGTCTACCAATGCGGCTGTTTTAACGGTTAACGGTAAAACCCTAATTCAGGTGACGTTCCGAGATATCCGCGATCGCCGCCAGATGACTGCTGCCACCAAACAGGCACAGGCCTTATATCAGCAAATTGTGAAGAACATGGCAGAAGGGCTGTGTGTATGCCATCCCATTACCACTTTCCCCTTTTTGCGCTTCACGCTCTGGAATCCCCAGATGCACATCATTACGGGGTATAGCGTCGAGGAAATTAACCGGCTGGGTTGGCATCAATGTCTATACCCTAACGCTGAGAACCAAGCGGCGGCGATCGCTAGGATGGAGCGGGTCTTTAAGGGCGATCACCTGGTAGGCGCTGAGTGGGAGATTCACCGCCGGGATGGACAACGCCGTACGATCGCGATTTCCACCTCGGCCTTGACCCCCTATGACGGCCAACAGTATGTATTGGCCTTGGTCCAGGACATTACCGATCGCACCCAGTTGGAATGGGAACGGCAGTGCTTACTCCAACAACTTTCGAGCTTTAAGTTTGCCCTGGATCAAGCTGCAATTGTGGCGATGACGGATAGTCAGGGCAAAGTTACCTACGTCAATGATAAGCTGTGTCAAATTACTGGATACTCGCGTGAGGAATGGTTAGGGCAAACCTATCGGTTGATCCATTCAGGGTACCATCCTCCCCAGTTTTTTGTTGATTTGTGGTCCACCCTACAAAAGGGTCAGGTTTGGCGAGGTGAAATCTGTAATCGGGCAAAAGCGGGCCATTTGTATTGGGTTGATAGCACAGTTGTGCCATTTCTCAATAGCCAGGGCAAAGTCGAACAGTCCTTAGCCATTTGCTTTGATATCACCCCCCGTAAGTGGGCCGAGGCCCAAATTAACCAGCAACTGGCCGCGATCGAGGCCGCGATCGATGGCATTGCCATTCTCCGGGATGAGACCTATGTGTATCTCAACCGATCATATCTGCAAATGTTTGGGTATGACGATCCGGAGGATCTGCTAGGGCAATCCTGGCGATGTCTGTACTCTCCAGAAGAGATTGCCCGCTTTGAGACAGAGGTGTTTCCGGCCTTGGTTCGCGATCGCGCCTGGGAAGGGGAGGCCATTGCTATTCGCAAGGATGGTTCAACATTTGATGAGGGGCTGTCTCTGACCCTGACTGCCGATGGGTTGTTGATTTGTGTCTGTCGAGACATTACCGAACACAAGCAGGTGGAACTAGCCCTAGCTGACTATGCCTGGGAAGTCGAGGATCTCTACAATAACGCCCCCTGTGGTTACCATTCCCTGGATGCTGAGGGTCGCATTGTGCAAATCAATGATACCGAACTCCAGTGGTTAGGCTATACCCGTGAAGAAGTCCTGGATCGTCCTTGGACCGATTTCATCGATGCCGAGGGCCACGCCCAGTTTGCCAAGAGCTTTGCAATTTTTAAGCAACAGGGGTCGATCAAGGATCTGGAATTCACGCTGGTCTGTAAAGATGGCCGAAGAATGCCGGTTTTAGTCAGTGCAACGGCAGTCACAGATGCTAACGGTCAGTATCTCTATAGCCGCACCACACTGTTTGATATTAGTGAGCGTAAGCGGGCAGAAGCCTTGCTCCAGCAGCAGGGAGAACGGGAGACGCTCCTGCGAACCGTTACCGAACGGATTCGGCGATCCCTCGATCTGGATGAAATTCTAGCAACGGTGACACAGCAGGTTAAGGCGGTCTTGAACTGCGATCGCGTGATTATTTTCCAAGTGTTTCCGGATGGTAGAGGTCAAATCGTTGAAGAGGCGGTTGCCGAGGAGTTTGCAAGGCTCAAAGATCGTCACTGGGAGGATGAAACCTGGTCTCAGGAGATCCTCGAAATGTACTGGCAAGGTATCCCTCGGATTGTTGCAGATGTGAACAATGATGTTTGGACCCATTGTTTAACTGAATATAATCTTGAAGGACAAATCCGATCGAAAGTCGTGGCACCGATCCTCTTGGAAGTGCCGCTGGCAGTCGTCAGTCGGAGTCAGGATCGTTGGGTTACCAACAATGGCACTAAACAGCTTTGGGGCATTTTAGTAGCCTATGCCTGTCGGGAACAGCGACAGTGGCTGCCATCGGAAGCTGAACTCCTGCAACAAATTGCTAACCAATTAGCGATCGCAATTCAACAGGCGAATCTATTCCGGCAACTCCAGCAGGAATTGCGCGATCGGCAACAGGCACAGCAGGAACTCGCGGAACGGAATCAACAACTGGTCATTTCTAACCAAGAATTGGCCCGTGCGACCCGCCTTAAGGATGAATTTTTGGCCAACATGAGCCATGAACTGCGCGCGCCTTTGAATGCGATCCTGGGCATGAATGAAAGCTTACAGGAAGGGATCTTTGGCCCGATTAATGAACAGCAGCAGCGGGTACTGCGCACGATTGAGAAAAGTAGCACGCACCTACTCGAACTGATTAATGACATCCTGGATTTAGACAAAATTGAAGCAGGTCAAGTCACCCTTGAATATACAACGAGCAATATCCAGTGCCTGTGTGAATCCAGTCTGCTGTTTATTAAGGATCAGGCCCTGAAAAAACAAATTCAGGTTCGCTTGCAAGTTGCCCCCAATTTACCAGCTATCCGGCTAGATGAACGCCGTATTCGTCAGGTACTGATTAACCTGCTTAGTAATGCGGTTAAGTTTACCCCTATCGGCGGGCAGATTACCCTTCAGGTTGACCTGGAGGCACCCACCCTAGCAGAGACAGGAACCGACATAGTTCTTGTCAAGGAAGGCAATACAGATGCACCGACAAACGCAACAACTGATCGAGAGGGAATCCCCCATACTGCTCATATCCGCTTTGCCGTTATTGATACCGGGATTGGCATTGCCGCCACCGATCTCGGAAAACTTTTCCAACCGTTTGTCCAGATTGACAGTGCCCTTAATCGTCAGTATGCGGGCACTGGCTTAGGGCTGTCGTTAGTTAAACGGATTGTTGAGCTACACAGAGGCAGTGTTGCCGTCAGCAGTGAGGTCGGTCGCGGTAGTTGTTTCTCATTCACGCTCCCTTGCTCTCCAATCCCCCAAACAGCATCCACACCAGCCGTTACGATTTCGGCTGTTTCGCTGCCAACTACAACCCAGGGACATCTACCCTTAATTCTCCTGGCCGAAGACAACGAGGCCAATATTATGACTATTTCTGCCTACCTCAAGGCTAAGGGGTATCAGTTGATGGTTGCTCGTGATGGTCAGGCGGCGATCGCCCAAGCCCAAGCCCAGCGTCCCGATCTGATTTTGATGGATATTCAGATGCCGGGAATGGATGGGTTAATGGCAATTCAGCAACTGCGCCGCGATCCGCAATTTGCCCAGTTACCCATCATTGCCTTAACAGCGTTGGCCATGCCAGGCGATCGGGAACGTTGCCTGGCGGCAGGGGCGGATGAATATCTGACCAAACCCGTCAAATTGCGACAGTTAGTAGACCTCATCCAACGGTTGCTCGTCCCCTACTACACCTAA
- a CDS encoding PAS domain S-box protein has product MLTAATTLSLPDLSAAIIRDPLVVTPETPLLDAIGQMSGLGTNTPYSCGVVVDRGQVVGILTEGDVIRLSAQQCPLADLTVRQVMTQAPITLRESACPDLLAVVQLCQTQTIHHVPILDEQDQLVGVITQESLGGLAQALEVLQLRTVSEVMLTDRVWASPRTSLLTIAQRLAEHSISAIVIAAPTATAGRAEPSAVSKAGTDVSRWLPNASPPDQKLDLLFPVGIVTARDLMQCQAQALDLTAYTAEQVMSTSLLTVQPEASLGAVQQLLIQHQSQQAVVIGPQGEWMGLVTQSCLLQTLTPLALYQLTTALGAKVTTLAAEKLTLVENRTAELECLVAERTAALAAQAKRQQLLAEIATQIGTSLDLSEILTASVQALRSLLESERVLIAQVGADGNCWVVAEAPLPVGQVLPYRPRLMSVEATQGLGAAEVRLPIMVGQHLWGLIRVVLRTSVTQAPSSLSTEETIALLRAVTTQLAIVIQQSTTYHQTLAELTARKQIEARLRASERHYATLAALAPVGIFRTNAQGECIYVNDCYCQMTGLTLETIREQGWLQAIHPDDRDRLSRNWAACLQGTGDMQLEFRYQWPDGKVVWVYGQVVAERDEQGQVTGYVGTLTDISDRKRAELALQQQEAQSRALLAAIPDLIVRVGKDGIYRQVITPNRPFDIWPDEKSYVGLAMTDVLPPAIAQTNLRAIHRALATNEVQTHEQILQVGDRQQIEEVRISKCGEDEALLIIRDITARKQIEAELLASKRTNQAIVAALPDLLIHMDQHGRCLQILGQGGMQVKQLHPAEEKIELADVLPAHLVKQRLFYIQLALKTKSLQVYEQILEVANKQRYEEVRIVPLTDDQVVVIIRDITDLKKVEQQLRELNQSLEAKVLARTQELQYLNSLQQAIFDSASYVIITTNTTSIIQTFNAAAQRLLGYTAEEVVGKATPEIIHDRQEMIDRAAQLSRELGEPITPGVEVLIAKARRGIVWESEWTYIRKDGSRFPVLLSVAPLYDVDQYIIGFLVIAQDITKRKQAEAALRESEARWQFALEGAGDGVWDWNLQTNKVFYSPPWKLMLGYSITDIGDTVTEWESRVHPDDRQRCYADLSRHFRGEAPIYQNEHRMRCKDGTYKWILARGKVVAWDADGKPLRMIGTHTDISTLKQTEMQLQQANEELLRATRLKDEFLANMSHELRTPLNAILGMTEGLQDEVFGAINKQQKTALETIEKSGVHLLSLINDILDVAKIESGQIKLEKTRVSVVSLCQSSLVFVKQQALKKNIQLYLDIPSDLPELQVDERRIRQVLINLLNNAVKFTPEQGKVVLEVSSRSQRLATGEPSLAIAVRDTGIGIAPENLSKLFQPFIQIDSALNRQYSGTGLGLALVKRLVELHGGEVTVSSELGVGSCFTITLPCTTVAAPVTSAVPSACQEAGQLPWPVADGATTETRHRELPLILLAEDNEANIKTISSYLQAKAYRLIVAKTGQAAIAMAQTEQPDLILMDVQMSAMDGLSAMQQIRQDANLAQTPIIALTAQAMPSDRDRCLAVGANAYMSKPIKLKELANLIQTLLNQASHRENERLF; this is encoded by the coding sequence ATGCTAACTGCCGCAACTACCCTCTCGCTGCCGGACTTGAGTGCTGCGATTATCCGTGATCCCCTAGTGGTGACCCCAGAGACCCCCCTGCTGGATGCGATCGGCCAGATGAGTGGACTGGGGACGAACACACCGTACAGTTGTGGAGTGGTGGTGGACAGGGGGCAGGTGGTGGGCATTCTCACCGAGGGGGATGTCATCCGCTTGAGTGCGCAACAGTGTCCCCTGGCGGATTTAACCGTGCGACAGGTGATGACCCAGGCACCCATTACCCTCCGCGAGTCGGCCTGTCCAGATCTGTTGGCTGTTGTTCAACTTTGCCAAACCCAGACTATTCACCACGTGCCAATTCTGGATGAGCAGGATCAGCTGGTGGGAGTGATCACTCAGGAGAGTCTGGGGGGGCTAGCTCAAGCCCTCGAAGTCCTACAGTTACGCACGGTGAGTGAGGTGATGCTGACCGATCGGGTATGGGCCTCCCCCAGGACTTCGCTTTTGACGATCGCTCAGCGTCTGGCCGAGCATTCCATCAGTGCGATCGTCATTGCGGCCCCGACTGCTACCGCAGGGAGGGCTGAGCCATCAGCAGTGAGCAAGGCAGGCACCGACGTCTCACGCTGGTTACCTAACGCCTCACCGCCTGACCAGAAACTGGATCTGCTTTTTCCGGTGGGGATAGTGACGGCACGGGACTTGATGCAGTGCCAGGCACAGGCCCTGGATCTGACGGCATACACTGCCGAACAGGTAATGAGCACGTCACTCTTGACCGTACAACCAGAGGCATCCCTAGGGGCGGTGCAGCAGTTGCTGATCCAGCACCAGAGCCAGCAGGCAGTCGTCATCGGTCCTCAGGGGGAATGGATGGGCTTGGTGACCCAAAGTTGTTTGCTGCAAACTCTGACCCCCCTGGCCCTTTACCAACTGACGACCGCTCTGGGAGCCAAGGTAACTACCCTGGCGGCGGAAAAGCTGACCCTGGTGGAAAACCGCACAGCAGAACTGGAATGTTTGGTGGCGGAGCGCACAGCGGCCCTAGCAGCTCAGGCCAAACGGCAACAACTCCTGGCAGAGATCGCAACTCAGATCGGGACTTCCCTAGATTTGTCGGAAATCCTGACAGCCAGTGTCCAGGCTCTGCGATCGCTGTTGGAGAGTGAGCGGGTGTTGATTGCTCAGGTGGGTGCTGATGGTAACTGTTGGGTTGTGGCGGAGGCTCCCCTTCCGGTAGGACAAGTATTGCCCTATCGCCCCCGGCTGATGTCTGTTGAGGCTACTCAAGGCTTGGGGGCGGCGGAGGTGCGGTTACCGATTATGGTTGGCCAGCATCTGTGGGGGTTGATCAGGGTTGTGCTGAGAACGTCAGTTACCCAGGCTCCCTCGTCCCTTTCCACTGAGGAGACGATCGCCCTATTACGCGCCGTAACTACCCAGTTGGCGATCGTCATCCAGCAATCTACCACCTATCACCAAACACTGGCAGAACTGACAGCCCGTAAACAGATCGAGGCACGGCTGCGGGCCAGTGAACGTCACTATGCCACGCTGGCGGCCCTGGCTCCAGTGGGGATTTTCCGGACCAACGCCCAGGGGGAATGTATTTATGTGAATGATTGTTACTGTCAAATGACTGGCCTGACCCTAGAAACCATCCGTGAGCAGGGTTGGCTCCAGGCAATTCATCCGGACGATCGCGATCGCCTCAGCCGCAATTGGGCTGCCTGTTTGCAGGGAACGGGAGATATGCAACTGGAGTTTCGCTATCAATGGCCGGATGGGAAGGTGGTGTGGGTCTATGGTCAGGTGGTGGCTGAGCGAGATGAGCAGGGCCAAGTCACGGGCTATGTGGGGACGCTTACAGATATTAGCGATCGCAAACGGGCCGAACTGGCCCTCCAACAACAAGAAGCCCAGAGTCGGGCGCTTTTAGCCGCCATCCCCGATCTCATTGTCCGGGTAGGGAAGGACGGGATTTACCGCCAGGTGATCACTCCCAATCGGCCGTTTGACATATGGCCCGATGAGAAGAGCTATGTGGGTCTTGCCATGACCGACGTTTTGCCACCTGCGATCGCACAAACTAACCTACGGGCAATACACCGTGCCCTAGCGACGAATGAAGTCCAGACACACGAACAAATCCTACAAGTCGGCGATCGTCAACAAATCGAAGAAGTCCGGATAAGCAAATGTGGTGAAGATGAGGCCCTGTTGATCATTCGGGATATCACTGCACGCAAACAAATAGAAGCAGAACTGTTGGCCAGTAAGCGGACTAATCAGGCAATTGTCGCTGCCCTGCCTGACTTGCTAATCCACATGGATCAGCACGGGCGTTGTTTGCAAATACTAGGGCAAGGGGGTATGCAGGTCAAGCAACTGCATCCTGCTGAAGAAAAGATTGAGCTAGCTGATGTCCTCCCTGCTCATTTAGTCAAACAACGATTATTCTATATCCAGCTTGCCCTGAAAACCAAAAGCCTCCAGGTTTATGAACAGATATTGGAGGTTGCCAATAAACAGCGCTATGAAGAGGTACGAATTGTACCCCTGACCGATGATCAAGTGGTGGTAATCATTCGGGATATTACCGATCTTAAAAAAGTTGAGCAGCAACTGCGAGAGCTGAACCAATCTCTAGAGGCCAAAGTGCTGGCAAGAACCCAGGAACTTCAGTACCTTAATAGTTTACAACAGGCAATTTTTGATAGTGCGAGTTATGTAATCATTACCACAAATACTACAAGCATCATTCAAACCTTTAATGCGGCTGCGCAACGCCTGTTGGGATACACAGCAGAGGAAGTGGTGGGTAAAGCGACACCGGAAATCATCCACGATCGCCAGGAGATGATCGATCGGGCTGCCCAACTCTCAAGAGAACTGGGTGAGCCGATTACACCGGGGGTTGAGGTCCTGATTGCTAAAGCCCGTCGGGGGATTGTATGGGAATCCGAGTGGACCTACATTCGCAAAGATGGGTCACGGTTTCCCGTATTGCTATCAGTAGCTCCCTTGTATGATGTCGATCAATACATTATTGGCTTCCTGGTGATTGCCCAGGATATTACTAAACGCAAACAGGCCGAAGCAGCCTTACGGGAAAGTGAAGCCCGTTGGCAATTTGCGCTAGAGGGGGCGGGGGATGGCGTTTGGGACTGGAACCTGCAAACTAATAAGGTCTTTTATTCTCCCCCCTGGAAGCTGATGCTTGGTTATAGCATTACGGATATTGGGGATACGGTCACAGAATGGGAGAGTCGAGTGCATCCGGACGATCGACAACGCTGTTATGCCGATTTATCTAGACATTTTAGGGGTGAAGCTCCCATTTACCAAAATGAACACCGTATGCGCTGTAAGGACGGCACTTATAAGTGGATACTGGCTCGCGGTAAGGTGGTAGCTTGGGATGCTGATGGCAAGCCTTTGCGTATGATTGGTACCCATACCGATATTAGTACCTTGAAACAAACTGAAATGCAACTGCAGCAAGCTAATGAAGAACTCCTGCGGGCGACACGCCTGAAGGATGAGTTTCTGGCCAATATGAGTCATGAGCTGCGCACACCCTTGAATGCAATTTTGGGAATGACCGAGGGTTTGCAAGATGAGGTGTTTGGTGCAATCAATAAACAACAAAAAACAGCACTAGAAACGATTGAGAAGAGCGGCGTTCATTTACTGTCATTAATCAATGATATTTTAGATGTTGCTAAAATTGAATCAGGACAAATTAAACTAGAAAAAACTAGGGTTTCAGTAGTTTCTCTCTGTCAATCAAGTCTGGTTTTTGTTAAGCAGCAGGCACTGAAAAAAAACATTCAACTGTACCTGGATATCCCGTCTGATTTACCAGAGTTGCAGGTTGATGAGCGGCGCATTCGTCAGGTATTGATTAATCTACTAAACAATGCAGTTAAATTTACTCCAGAACAAGGGAAAGTTGTTTTAGAGGTTTCCTCCCGATCGCAGCGATTAGCGACAGGTGAACCTAGTTTAGCGATCGCAGTTCGTGACACGGGAATTGGGATTGCGCCAGAGAATTTGTCAAAGTTATTTCAACCTTTTATCCAAATTGATAGTGCTCTCAACCGCCAATACAGCGGGACAGGTTTAGGTTTAGCGTTGGTGAAGCGTCTGGTGGAGCTACATGGTGGTGAAGTAACGGTCAGTAGCGAATTAGGAGTTGGCAGTTGTTTTACGATCACCTTACCCTGTACAACGGTTGCGGCCCCTGTCACTTCCGCTGTGCCATCGGCCTGCCAAGAAGCGGGGCAGTTACCTTGGCCAGTTGCTGATGGCGCCACAACGGAAACCCGTCATCGCGAATTGCCCCTAATTCTGCTGGCTGAAGATAATGAAGCCAATATCAAAACGATCTCTAGCTATTTGCAGGCCAAGGCGTACCGGCTAATTGTGGCGAAAACGGGTCAGGCAGCGATCGCTATGGCCCAGACAGAACAGCCCGATTTAATTTTGATGGATGTGCAAATGTCAGCAATGGATGGTCTGAGTGCAATGCAACAGATCCGCCAGGATGCCAACCTGGCGCAGACACCGATCATTGCCCTAACGGCGCAGGCCATGCCTAGCGATCGCGATCGCTGTTTAGCCGTTGGTGCTAACGCGTATATGAGCAAACCGATCAAACTCAAAGAGCTGGCTAACTTGATCCAAACCCTGCTCAATCAAGCCTCGCATAGGGAAAACGAACGGCTCTTCTGA